A DNA window from Alphaproteobacteria bacterium contains the following coding sequences:
- the rpmF gene encoding 50S ribosomal protein L32 has translation MAVPKRKTSKSKRDMRRSHHALVPSSMNECKNCGELKRPHHVCHECGFYDGREVVSHTDMNSTDENAA, from the coding sequence ATGGCAGTTCCAAAGAGAAAAACCAGCAAGTCAAAAAGAGATATGCGTCGCTCACATCACGCTCTCGTTCCATCATCAATGAACGAATGCAAAAACTGTGGCGAACTCAAAAGACCTCACCACGTATGTCATGAATGTGGTTTTTATGACGGACGTGAAGTTGTGTCTCACACAGACATGAACTCAACTGACGAAAACGCGGCATAA
- a CDS encoding alpha/beta hydrolase gives MSHSLFLNHHNHSIAYEHHKGKTPGVVFLSGFRSDMTGTKAQALKDHCKEHNISYTCFDYTGHGSSTGDFLELSIGDWIADALAILDEVTEGPQILIGSSMGGWIMLHLALLRPHRVAGLIGIAPAPDFTENEIRKKLPPKQLQEIEKNGVLHLPSCYDDSTFPITKKLLEEGREHLLLTHDVIPIECPVSILHGMKDVDVPYQNSIVLADKLKTDKVKLTFVKDGDHRFSAAENLALLFREVREMRGL, from the coding sequence ATGTCGCATTCTTTGTTTTTAAATCATCATAACCATAGCATAGCCTATGAGCATCATAAAGGAAAAACACCTGGCGTTGTTTTCTTGAGTGGTTTTAGATCGGATATGACAGGCACCAAAGCCCAAGCTCTCAAAGACCATTGCAAAGAGCATAATATCTCCTATACCTGTTTTGATTACACAGGGCACGGCTCTTCAACGGGTGACTTTTTAGAGCTCTCCATTGGGGATTGGATTGCTGATGCCCTTGCGATTTTGGATGAAGTGACAGAAGGTCCGCAAATTCTGATCGGCTCATCAATGGGCGGTTGGATTATGCTGCATTTAGCTCTCTTAAGGCCGCATCGTGTCGCGGGATTGATTGGTATTGCGCCTGCGCCTGATTTTACAGAAAATGAGATTCGCAAAAAGCTACCGCCAAAGCAATTGCAAGAGATTGAAAAGAATGGCGTTTTGCATTTGCCATCTTGCTATGATGATTCAACTTTCCCAATCACAAAGAAATTACTGGAAGAAGGCAGAGAGCATTTATTGCTCACCCATGATGTGATTCCCATTGAGTGCCCTGTTTCCATTTTGCATGGCATGAAAGATGTTGATGTACCTTATCAAAACAGCATTGTCCTGGCGGATAAATTGAAGACTGACAAGGTGAAATTGACTTTTGTGAAGGATGGTGATCATCGCTTCTCAGCCGCAGAAAACCTAGCTTTACTCTTCCGAGAGGTGAGGGAGATGCGGGGTTTGTGA
- a CDS encoding glycosyltransferase family 4 protein: MQNQLAHPYPQFKKDDIILQVIPHLGVGGAERTTLEIATALLEAGATPLVCSGGGRLETEMEKMQIDCFTWNVYTKNPILIMINAIRLAFLIKSKSVKIIHARSRAPAWSCYLASKLTGIPYVTTFHSPYKFKSKLKLFYNSVMGRADRVIANSDYVANYVLSNYKVPESKLTRIYRGVDLDHFNPDNISDEDISALKKTWVIPEGKRIILMPARLTHWKGQTFALEALKYLTSKDWMIVFVGSDQGRKAYKQSLIERATFYGLIDQVRFIDHCANMPLAYTLSDLVLSISLEAEAFGRVIVEAEAMERLVIVTENGAAHETIIENETGYLVKSDDPKGLAACIETILSMPDDERREKEKKARTFAASTFDIRIMCQKTLELYKTLC, from the coding sequence ATGCAGAATCAATTAGCCCACCCCTACCCCCAGTTTAAAAAGGATGATATCATTTTACAAGTGATTCCTCATTTGGGTGTCGGCGGGGCGGAGAGAACAACGCTTGAAATCGCAACTGCGCTGCTTGAAGCAGGCGCAACACCTTTAGTTTGCTCAGGTGGCGGACGACTTGAAACAGAGATGGAAAAGATGCAAATCGACTGTTTCACCTGGAATGTCTATACAAAAAATCCAATTTTGATCATGATCAATGCGATTCGCCTTGCCTTTCTCATCAAGTCAAAAAGCGTAAAAATCATTCACGCACGCTCCAGAGCGCCGGCTTGGAGTTGTTATCTTGCTTCAAAATTAACAGGCATCCCTTATGTGACAACCTTTCACTCGCCTTACAAATTCAAGAGTAAACTCAAATTATTCTACAATTCAGTCATGGGCAGAGCTGATCGCGTTATTGCCAACTCAGACTATGTGGCCAATTACGTACTGTCCAACTACAAAGTGCCTGAATCTAAACTCACGCGCATTTATCGTGGCGTTGATTTAGATCACTTCAATCCTGACAATATCAGTGATGAAGACATCTCTGCTCTCAAAAAAACCTGGGTTATCCCTGAGGGGAAAAGAATCATTCTGATGCCAGCGCGCCTCACCCATTGGAAGGGACAAACGTTTGCCCTTGAAGCTTTGAAATACCTCACCTCAAAGGATTGGATGATTGTATTTGTCGGAAGTGATCAGGGCCGAAAAGCCTACAAACAAAGCCTGATCGAGAGAGCAACTTTTTACGGCCTCATCGATCAAGTGCGTTTTATTGATCATTGCGCAAATATGCCTCTTGCTTATACGCTCTCAGATCTTGTTTTAAGCATTTCACTTGAAGCCGAAGCCTTTGGACGCGTTATTGTAGAAGCTGAGGCCATGGAACGTCTTGTCATTGTGACGGAAAACGGCGCTGCTCATGAAACAATCATTGAAAATGAAACAGGCTACCTTGTCAAAAGTGATGATCCGAAAGGCCTTGCAGCTTGCATTGAAACAATCCTTTCTATGCCTGATGATGAGCGTCGTGAAAAAGAAAAAAAAGCCCGTACATTCGCAGCATCAACTTTTGATATCCGCATTATGTGTCAAAAAACACTCGAATTGTACAAGACACTTTGCTGA
- a CDS encoding helix-turn-helix domain-containing protein has product MKKKPHLPLPVINALKNLGLGISDARKRRRITTKLMAERAGLSRSTIQKIEKGEPATSIASYASVLFVLDMTNQLSDLMDAKHDLIGRQLEEERLPQRVRLPRKAK; this is encoded by the coding sequence ATGAAAAAAAAACCTCACTTACCTCTTCCTGTTATCAATGCTCTCAAGAATTTAGGCCTTGGGATAAGTGATGCGCGCAAACGCAGACGTATTACAACGAAACTCATGGCTGAAAGAGCGGGCCTTTCTAGATCAACTATCCAAAAAATCGAAAAAGGAGAGCCGGCAACTTCAATTGCCAGTTATGCTTCTGTTCTATTTGTGCTTGACATGACAAATCAACTCAGTGATTTAATGGATGCAAAACACGACCTTATTGGGCGCCAACTTGAGGAAGAGAGACTTCCTCAAAGAGTTCGCCTACCCCGCAAGGCAAAATGA
- a CDS encoding type II toxin-antitoxin system HipA family toxin yields MSDTKIIVSIDLGADTMRVGTLWFHVRGARESASFEYDKNWLNHPERFALEPALKLTEGSFHTRNDVHLFGAIGDSAPDRWGRVLMRRAEILKAKTEQRHPITLLESDYLLGVNDEARQGALRFSIEPDDTVFLQSNLHSAIPPLISLPRLLSASERFVKDDESAEDIRLLLAPGSSLGGARPKASVRDRDNSLAIAKFPRKDDEFNVVLWEAVALKLARMAGIQTPDWRLEIIQDKPVLIIRRFDRNKEQRIPYLSAMSMLGAQDNEEHSYIELAYAIAQNGAEPTADMSELWRRIIFTIMISNTDDHLRNHGFLYARHKGWRLSPAFDLNPTPIDLKAHVLTTAIHFNNHFASIDNAMSVIKEFRLSEEKAIQIINEVHTTVSEWRNVASSLGLSKKECDRMASAFNLEI; encoded by the coding sequence ATGTCTGACACAAAAATTATCGTTTCTATTGACCTTGGTGCCGATACAATGCGCGTCGGCACACTCTGGTTTCATGTACGTGGTGCTCGAGAAAGCGCATCTTTTGAATATGATAAAAACTGGCTGAACCATCCCGAAAGATTTGCCCTCGAGCCTGCCTTAAAACTAACAGAAGGCTCATTCCACACCAGAAATGACGTTCATCTTTTTGGTGCCATTGGAGATTCCGCCCCAGATCGATGGGGCAGAGTTCTAATGCGGCGAGCTGAAATTTTAAAAGCAAAAACTGAACAGAGACACCCTATTACGCTTTTAGAATCTGATTATCTATTAGGCGTCAATGATGAGGCACGTCAAGGCGCTTTACGATTTTCAATTGAACCGGATGACACTGTTTTCCTACAATCCAATCTTCATTCAGCCATTCCACCACTTATTTCACTTCCTCGCCTTTTATCTGCAAGTGAACGATTTGTAAAAGACGATGAAAGCGCTGAGGATATAAGACTCTTATTAGCTCCTGGATCATCTCTTGGTGGTGCGCGTCCTAAAGCTTCAGTTCGAGATAGAGATAACAGCCTTGCGATCGCTAAATTCCCTAGAAAAGATGATGAATTTAACGTTGTACTGTGGGAAGCTGTTGCTTTGAAACTCGCAAGAATGGCCGGAATTCAAACACCCGACTGGAGATTAGAGATCATTCAAGACAAGCCTGTTTTAATTATCAGACGATTTGATCGCAATAAAGAACAACGCATTCCATATCTTTCTGCAATGAGCATGCTTGGCGCACAAGATAACGAGGAACATTCTTATATTGAACTGGCCTATGCAATCGCACAAAATGGGGCAGAACCAACGGCAGATATGTCAGAACTCTGGAGACGCATTATTTTTACAATTATGATATCCAACACTGATGATCATTTGCGTAATCATGGCTTTCTCTATGCACGACACAAGGGATGGCGGTTATCACCAGCTTTTGACCTGAACCCTACACCGATTGATTTAAAAGCACATGTTCTTACGACAGCGATTCATTTTAATAATCATTTTGCATCTATTGATAATGCAATGAGCGTCATTAAAGAATTCAGACTTTCTGAGGAAAAAGCCATTCAAATTATAAATGAAGTCCATACCACTGTTTCAGAATGGCGAAATGTCGCATCATCTCTTGGCCTCTCAAAAAAAGAATGTGACCGGATGGCCTCCGCATTTAACTTAGAAATATAA
- the thrS gene encoding threonine--tRNA ligase produces the protein MLSNADSQKQILISLPDQTTRNFSAGVTGTEIAATIGTGLLKAALAIKINGKLCDLSLPIDQDASIEIITLKSDEALELLRHDTAHILAEAVQELFPGTQVTIGPSIENGFYYDFARAEPFTPDDLSKIETKMAEIIDRDSPFTREVWDRNDAIQLFEKKGEKYKAELIRDLPETETITIYRQGDWIDLCRGPHLPSTGKISKAFKLMSIAGAYWRGDHRNAMLQRIYGTAWRDKKELDAYLTFLEEAEKRDHRRLGKELGLFHLQEEAVGSIFWHPKGFAIWRVIEHYMRERLNNGGYQEVKTPQMVDKMLWEKSGHWEKFRENMFVIHQEEEDKTFALKPMNCPCHVQIFKQGIKSYRDLPIRMAEFGCCHRNESSGSMHGIMRVRQFTQDDAHIFCREDQILEETKLFTELLYQIYKDFGFENIIIKLSDRPEVRAGSDETWDRAEESLKKAMDALGHPYILNKGEGAFYGPKLEFVLKDTLGRDWQCGTFQLDFVLPERLDAHYIAEDGSKQRPVMLHRAALGTFERFIGILIEHCAGKFPLWLAPLQMVVCTITNDVDDYALMVKERFQKAGLRVELDNRNEKINYKIREHSLQKVPLILVLGKKEADEHKITLRRLGSDNTQETLELETALTQLVDEARSPLGHLLPMQVS, from the coding sequence ATGCTATCCAATGCAGACAGTCAAAAGCAAATTCTTATTTCGCTGCCTGATCAAACAACACGCAACTTTTCTGCGGGTGTGACAGGTACAGAGATTGCTGCGACAATCGGCACAGGCCTTTTAAAAGCTGCTTTGGCAATCAAAATCAATGGTAAATTATGTGATCTGTCATTGCCTATTGATCAAGATGCCTCAATCGAAATCATTACTCTTAAAAGCGATGAAGCCCTCGAGCTTTTACGTCATGACACAGCGCACATCCTTGCAGAAGCTGTTCAAGAGCTCTTTCCAGGAACGCAAGTCACGATTGGACCTTCAATCGAAAATGGTTTCTATTATGACTTTGCAAGAGCCGAACCCTTTACGCCTGATGATCTTTCAAAGATCGAAACAAAAATGGCAGAGATCATCGATCGCGATTCGCCCTTTACGCGCGAAGTCTGGGATCGGAACGACGCTATCCAACTCTTTGAAAAGAAAGGCGAAAAGTATAAAGCTGAACTGATTCGTGATCTGCCTGAAACGGAGACCATCACTATCTATCGTCAAGGCGACTGGATTGACTTATGTCGTGGCCCGCATCTTCCCTCAACAGGCAAGATTAGCAAAGCCTTCAAACTGATGAGTATTGCTGGCGCCTATTGGCGCGGTGATCACCGCAATGCCATGCTGCAACGCATTTACGGTACAGCTTGGCGCGACAAGAAGGAGCTTGATGCCTACCTCACCTTTTTAGAAGAGGCTGAAAAGCGCGACCATCGCCGCTTAGGCAAAGAACTTGGCCTCTTTCATTTGCAAGAAGAAGCCGTTGGATCCATCTTTTGGCACCCAAAAGGGTTTGCCATCTGGCGCGTGATTGAACACTATATGCGTGAAAGGCTTAACAATGGCGGCTATCAAGAGGTCAAAACGCCTCAGATGGTTGATAAAATGCTGTGGGAAAAATCAGGCCACTGGGAAAAATTCCGCGAAAATATGTTCGTGATTCATCAGGAAGAGGAAGACAAAACCTTTGCCTTAAAGCCGATGAACTGCCCTTGTCATGTTCAGATCTTCAAACAAGGCATCAAAAGCTATCGTGATCTACCGATTCGCATGGCTGAATTTGGCTGCTGTCACCGAAATGAATCATCCGGAAGCATGCACGGCATTATGCGCGTTCGCCAGTTTACACAAGACGATGCCCATATTTTCTGCCGTGAAGACCAAATTCTTGAAGAAACGAAACTCTTTACAGAGCTTCTTTATCAAATCTACAAAGATTTTGGCTTTGAAAATATCATCATTAAATTGTCTGACCGTCCGGAAGTGAGAGCAGGAAGCGATGAAACATGGGACAGAGCAGAAGAAAGCCTCAAAAAAGCAATGGATGCTCTTGGACATCCCTACATTCTAAACAAGGGTGAAGGCGCGTTCTATGGTCCGAAACTTGAATTTGTCCTCAAAGACACACTTGGTAGAGATTGGCAGTGCGGTACATTCCAGCTCGATTTTGTTCTGCCAGAACGTCTTGATGCTCATTATATTGCTGAAGATGGCTCAAAACAAAGGCCAGTGATGCTCCACAGAGCTGCCCTTGGAACGTTTGAGCGCTTTATCGGGATTTTGATTGAACATTGTGCAGGTAAGTTTCCACTTTGGCTTGCGCCATTGCAAATGGTTGTCTGCACCATCACGAATGATGTTGATGATTATGCACTCATGGTCAAGGAGCGTTTCCAAAAAGCTGGTCTTCGTGTTGAACTTGACAATCGAAACGAAAAAATTAACTACAAGATTCGCGAACATAGTCTTCAGAAAGTGCCATTGATCTTGGTTCTCGGCAAAAAGGAAGCTGATGAGCATAAAATTACACTTCGCAGGCTCGGCAGTGACAATACGCAAGAAACACTTGAGCTAGAGACAGCATTAACACAATTGGTTGATGAAGCAAGATCACCACTCGGGCATCTCTTGCCAATGCAAGTTTCTTAA
- the infC gene encoding translation initiation factor IF-3: MRERPPTDELAKINYQIKAPKIRLIDDEGNMLGVFNTKEAIQKAEAAGLDLVEVSPNADPPVCKILDYGKYKYQAQKKKAEAKKNQKIVELKEIQISPTIDDNDYNVKLRNARRFIEDGNKVKVTLRFKGRQITHNEVGFAVITRFREDMEDIAKVDQAPKLEGKQIMMVLSPKA; the protein is encoded by the coding sequence ATGAGAGAACGTCCACCAACTGATGAATTGGCTAAAATCAATTACCAAATCAAAGCACCAAAAATACGCCTTATTGATGATGAGGGAAATATGTTAGGTGTTTTCAACACAAAAGAAGCAATCCAAAAAGCTGAAGCTGCTGGCCTTGACCTTGTTGAAGTTTCTCCCAATGCTGACCCGCCTGTCTGTAAAATTCTGGATTACGGCAAATATAAATACCAAGCCCAAAAGAAAAAGGCAGAAGCCAAAAAGAATCAAAAAATTGTTGAACTGAAAGAAATTCAGATCAGCCCCACCATTGATGACAATGACTATAACGTCAAACTGAGAAATGCACGCCGTTTTATTGAAGATGGTAATAAAGTCAAAGTCACACTCCGCTTTAAAGGACGTCAAATTACGCACAACGAAGTTGGCTTCGCTGTTATCACACGTTTCAGAGAAGATATGGAAGACATCGCAAAAGTCGATCAAGCGCCAAAGCTTGAAGGCAAGCAAATTATGATGGTCCTCTCACCGAAAGCTTAG
- a CDS encoding sel1 repeat family protein translates to MPKKVESFDNKVADAKIPTYGDKDVKRESKAESRVLNDGIQFESQKPLSEHSVKVGAPKVSAEAEKKFQEAENYFWGTHGCQRDVQKAEILYLEAADAGHGRSAYLLGCEYKVGKSFTKDLSKSFYYIKIAATLEIPLALELLAGYYKDGIGVAKDSSKAKDYYEKATQAGVTVSQIILVELDCDGLTDYQKGEKFEELALGKLKSAPYEAMSYLTRASDFYELARDQGVSGAREKRADMGFRIAELEEQGFGIWGEDLNKVLVYYQNALEQGSPLAIEKFKKFETLLEAQYTSGAGVQEQFDDQPLLRFLREKFSTFEDTVEHLYGANAGGFFESRANFLKAAGYYFISGDQQNYHKMIDQLQLKKQELLQSKEPSIPKMPVGFDKLSDNIDQAFIHEHFWNYLDNLASKSPNNYSKAENYRIYKDMNEGQCNGYSLYYAMLALSGAKGQLQDKTEKYAEFMNQIVSNQKVFEPPEGFSYIKFEKGDPQGLTEDEIKRLQFTDQLKTFIQMIRYAEQNFAEIEEMTLGNKRGEGVKIAQTNIKMLMGEEFDCKVDLLTRGAKVKQGLYDLISLMNVALTENNVGLLTYSTSSGAHIISITYREGKYFFFDSNHSGAEKNYDLRYSAVACETLDEIIGLIINNDMIEDQLSGLLGMQLVERTDVKS, encoded by the coding sequence ATGCCAAAGAAAGTTGAATCATTTGATAACAAAGTAGCGGATGCTAAAATTCCGACTTATGGTGATAAGGATGTGAAAAGAGAGTCTAAGGCTGAATCACGTGTATTGAATGATGGGATACAATTTGAATCACAAAAACCTCTGAGTGAGCATTCTGTAAAGGTAGGGGCTCCCAAAGTATCAGCAGAAGCTGAAAAGAAATTTCAAGAAGCCGAAAACTATTTCTGGGGTACGCATGGTTGCCAGAGAGATGTTCAAAAAGCAGAGATTTTATATCTTGAAGCAGCAGATGCTGGCCATGGAAGGTCAGCCTATCTTCTTGGTTGCGAATATAAAGTGGGGAAAAGCTTTACAAAAGATCTTAGTAAATCATTTTATTACATCAAAATTGCAGCGACTTTGGAAATCCCTCTCGCCTTAGAATTGCTTGCTGGCTATTATAAAGATGGAATTGGTGTAGCTAAGGATTCCAGTAAGGCCAAAGACTATTATGAAAAAGCTACCCAAGCAGGGGTGACTGTTAGTCAAATTATTTTGGTTGAGTTGGATTGCGATGGTTTGACTGATTATCAAAAGGGAGAAAAATTTGAAGAGCTTGCTCTAGGTAAGCTTAAAAGCGCCCCTTATGAAGCGATGAGCTATTTAACGCGTGCAAGTGACTTTTATGAGTTAGCCAGAGATCAAGGTGTTTCTGGTGCAAGGGAAAAACGAGCTGATATGGGCTTTAGGATTGCAGAGTTAGAAGAACAAGGATTTGGTATTTGGGGAGAGGATTTAAATAAGGTATTGGTTTATTATCAAAATGCTTTGGAGCAAGGCTCTCCACTTGCTATTGAAAAATTCAAAAAATTCGAGACACTCTTAGAGGCGCAATATACCTCTGGAGCTGGTGTGCAGGAGCAATTTGATGATCAACCTTTACTTCGTTTTTTGCGAGAGAAATTTTCAACATTTGAGGATACAGTGGAGCATTTATATGGAGCTAATGCAGGAGGCTTTTTTGAAAGCAGGGCCAATTTCCTTAAAGCTGCTGGGTATTATTTTATCTCAGGAGATCAACAAAATTACCATAAGATGATTGATCAGCTTCAATTAAAGAAGCAGGAATTGCTGCAATCAAAAGAGCCTTCTATCCCTAAAATGCCTGTAGGGTTTGATAAACTATCAGATAACATAGATCAAGCCTTTATACATGAACATTTTTGGAATTATTTAGACAATTTAGCATCTAAGTCTCCTAATAACTATAGTAAAGCTGAGAACTATCGAATTTATAAAGACATGAATGAGGGGCAATGTAATGGGTATTCACTCTATTATGCAATGTTAGCTCTTTCAGGAGCCAAAGGACAACTGCAAGATAAGACAGAGAAATATGCTGAATTTATGAATCAGATTGTGAGTAATCAAAAGGTGTTTGAGCCACCAGAAGGTTTTTCATATATTAAGTTTGAAAAAGGTGATCCGCAAGGGCTGACAGAGGATGAGATCAAAAGGCTTCAATTTACAGATCAATTGAAAACATTTATACAGATGATTCGTTATGCGGAGCAAAATTTTGCTGAGATTGAAGAGATGACTTTAGGTAATAAAAGAGGTGAAGGTGTTAAAATTGCGCAAACTAACATCAAAATGCTCATGGGAGAGGAATTTGACTGTAAGGTTGATTTGTTGACTCGTGGTGCGAAAGTTAAGCAAGGGCTTTATGACTTGATCTCTTTGATGAATGTGGCTTTAACAGAGAATAATGTCGGTCTTCTCACTTATTCAACATCTTCAGGTGCTCATATTATTTCGATTACCTATCGAGAAGGAAAGTATTTTTTCTTTGATTCAAATCATTCGGGAGCAGAGAAAAATTATGATTTAAGATATAGCGCAGTTGCTTGTGAAACGTTGGATGAGATCATAGGCTTGATCATTAATAACGATATGATAGAAGATCAACTATCAGGTCTTTTGGGTATGCAGCTTGTTGAGCGGACTGATGTGAAGAGTTAG
- a CDS encoding TatD family hydrolase gives MSLIDTHCHLDYDVFKEQMPEVLERCRLAGVDKMITISTRLSKAAEILAVAEKHDNIYCSIGIHPHHVHEEGEEFDRAKMLSYLDHPKVVAIGEAGLDYFYDKAPREIQKQVFRQQLELCLEKDLPIVIHTREAEEDTWEILSEMSNGGKLRGVLHCFTSADWLAEKALEIGFYISMSGIVTFKKSDQLQALAKRLPADRLLVETDAPYLAPVPMRGSSNEPSYVKYVAMFLAELRGEAYVDFAKATTDNATRLFRF, from the coding sequence ATGAGTTTAATTGATACCCATTGTCATTTGGATTATGACGTTTTTAAAGAACAAATGCCGGAGGTTCTGGAAAGATGTCGGCTGGCTGGCGTTGACAAAATGATCACCATCTCAACGCGTCTTTCCAAAGCAGCTGAGATACTTGCCGTTGCTGAAAAGCATGATAATATTTATTGTTCAATTGGCATTCATCCCCATCATGTTCATGAAGAGGGGGAGGAATTTGATCGCGCAAAAATGCTCTCTTACTTAGATCATCCAAAAGTTGTTGCTATTGGAGAAGCGGGGCTTGATTATTTTTATGATAAAGCGCCAAGAGAGATTCAAAAACAAGTCTTTCGTCAGCAATTAGAGCTTTGTTTAGAAAAGGATCTGCCCATTGTGATTCACACAAGGGAAGCCGAAGAAGACACATGGGAAATTCTCTCTGAGATGAGCAATGGCGGTAAATTACGCGGCGTCTTGCATTGCTTTACCTCAGCAGATTGGCTCGCTGAAAAAGCCTTGGAGATCGGTTTTTATATTTCGATGTCAGGCATTGTGACTTTTAAAAAGTCTGATCAATTGCAGGCATTGGCAAAGCGGTTGCCAGCAGATCGCCTTTTGGTTGAAACAGATGCGCCTTATCTAGCGCCTGTCCCGATGCGGGGTTCATCAAATGAGCCATCTTATGTGAAATATGTCGCGATGTTTTTAGCTGAACTAAGGGGCGAGGCTTATGTTGACTTTGCAAAAGCGACAACGGATAATGCGACCAGGTTGTTTCGATTTTGA
- a CDS encoding AAA family ATPase: protein MSLFGFEEPEPTPVPVVPAKGKEKAPVVLDPKETEPTIPYIGHEEIELFLSKSYQEDRMPHALIFSGPKGVGKQRFARRLVEFLLSQPLLAQDLGPPLFGGEPDIDTAPQSEGERFFDVSPESAVVAQMRAGSHPDFLLLPDMDTDEEEPAKAKTKTQSISVSQIRRVSHFLRLTKSQSAYRCVIIDDAHEMTIAAQNSLLKVLEEPPAQTVLILVTDRIGRLLPTILSRCRQFEFRAMSDEMIESAIRIVKPDLPAVQRSQILKLSKGSIGRAIDYIQKNALKDYLDLLDLLKKCDGAADHDVLTFCERVSGKEQHEKYQLIKEFVLLWIYKLNHYVSLGQIPYQIVDAENDFLLRMHQYKYPQRVHDLWVRVVDLFDQCERYTLDRKLVLQQVLLDMHHVLRQS from the coding sequence ATGTCTCTATTCGGTTTTGAAGAGCCTGAACCAACGCCAGTGCCTGTTGTTCCTGCAAAAGGAAAAGAGAAAGCGCCTGTCGTCCTTGATCCAAAGGAAACAGAGCCAACAATTCCTTACATTGGTCATGAGGAGATTGAGCTCTTTCTCTCAAAATCATACCAAGAAGACCGCATGCCGCATGCTTTGATTTTCTCAGGTCCTAAAGGTGTGGGCAAACAGAGATTTGCAAGGCGTCTCGTTGAATTTCTATTGAGCCAACCCCTGTTGGCTCAAGATTTAGGCCCCCCTCTGTTCGGCGGAGAGCCCGACATTGATACTGCCCCACAAAGTGAAGGTGAGCGTTTTTTTGATGTGTCTCCTGAGTCAGCAGTTGTTGCTCAAATGCGTGCAGGCTCACACCCAGATTTTCTCTTGCTGCCTGATATGGATACTGATGAAGAAGAGCCAGCAAAGGCCAAAACAAAGACTCAGTCAATTTCAGTCTCGCAGATCCGCCGCGTATCGCACTTTCTCCGCCTGACCAAATCTCAGTCTGCTTATCGTTGTGTGATTATTGATGATGCACATGAGATGACAATTGCAGCGCAGAACTCGCTTTTGAAAGTTCTTGAAGAACCGCCAGCTCAAACAGTACTGATTCTGGTCACAGATCGGATTGGGCGCTTGCTCCCGACAATTCTATCGAGATGTCGTCAGTTTGAATTTAGAGCGATGTCAGATGAGATGATTGAAAGCGCGATCCGGATTGTGAAACCAGATTTGCCAGCTGTCCAGAGATCTCAGATTTTAAAATTATCCAAAGGGTCAATCGGCAGAGCCATTGATTATATTCAAAAAAATGCACTGAAGGACTATTTGGATCTCCTTGATCTTTTGAAGAAGTGTGATGGAGCGGCTGATCATGATGTGCTGACCTTTTGTGAAAGAGTGAGCGGTAAAGAACAGCATGAGAAATATCAGTTGATCAAAGAGTTTGTTTTGCTCTGGATTTACAAGTTGAATCATTATGTCTCTTTGGGTCAGATTCCCTATCAAATTGTGGATGCGGAAAATGACTTTTTACTGCGGATGCATCAATATAAATATCCACAAAGAGTGCATGATCTTTGGGTGAGGGTTGTTGATCTTTTTGATCAGTGCGAGCGCTATACGCTTGATCGTAAATTGGTCTTACAGCAGGTCTTGCTTGATATGCATCATGTGCTAAGACAGTCGTAG